Proteins from a genomic interval of Zonotrichia leucophrys gambelii isolate GWCS_2022_RI chromosome 5, RI_Zleu_2.0, whole genome shotgun sequence:
- the LOC135449044 gene encoding proto-oncogene Mas-like: MRPSTTPMVLPTTAIHAPGTNYSAAVGPPQPSYTVLKFMESFCLLSAACGMVGNGLVLWYLGFRIRRNHFTVYILNLAAADFGYLLCIAVETVQYLMQFNVGVQFGIFLFLDLFMYGTGLYLLTAISIERCLSVLSPIWCRTHRPKHLSAMVSGLLWALSLLLNTLGYVLCTVRPSPRACQRLLIAIGALDFLVCAPLMLLFSLILFLRVKCSSQPFQTGRLFTVIMLTILFFLIFAVPLSVLILLDFLGLKFLYSPEIGFVLSCVNSTLNPIIYFLVGSYRDRKFRLTLRLAFQRAFQDSADDRDERETRDTITMSS; encoded by the coding sequence ATGAGACCCTCAACCACACCAATGGTCCTTCCAACCACAGCCATCCATGCTCCTGGGACCAACTACAGCGCGGCTGTGGGACCACCCCAGCCATCCTACACTGTCCTCAAGTTCATGGAGAGCTTCTGCCTGCTGAGTGCTGCCTGTGGGATGGTGGGGAATGGCCTGGTCCTGTGGTACCTGGGCTTCCGCATCCGCAGGAACCACTTCACCGTCTACATCCTGAACCTGGCGGCCGCTGACTTCGGGTACCTGCTGTGCATCGCCGTGGAGACCGTGCAGTACCTGATGCAGTTCAACGTGGGGGTGCAGTTTGGGATCTTCCTCTTCCTGGATCTCTTCATGTACGGCACGGGCCTGTACCTGCTGACGGCCATCAGCATTGAGCGCTGCCTGTCCGTGCTGTCCCCCATCTGGTGCCGGACACACCGCCCAAAGCACCTGTCTGCCATGGTGTCCGGCCTGCTctgggccctgtccctgctcctgaaCACTCTGGGATATGTCCTGTGCACCGTTCGCCCCTCTCCCAGGGCCTGCCAGCGCCTGCTCATCGCCATTGGAGCCTTGGATTTCCTCGTCTGCGCGCCCCTCATGCTGCTCTTCAGCCTCATCCTCTTCCTGCGGGTCaagtgcagctcccagcccttccaaACGGGCCGGCTCTTCACTGTCATCATGCTCAccatcctcttcttcctcattttcGCCGTGCCCCTCAGTGTCCTTATCCTCCTGGACTTCCTGGGCCTCAAGTTCCTGTATTCCCCAGAAATTGGCTTTGTGCTGTCCTGCGTCAACAGCACCCTCAACCCCATCATTTACTTCCTGGTGGGAAGCTACAGGGATCGGAAATTCCGGCTCACCCTCAGGCTGGCATTCCAGAGGGCCTTCCAAGACTCAGCAGATGACAGAGACGAGCGGGAAACACGGGACACGATAACCATGTCCTCCTAA